In Archangium violaceum, the following are encoded in one genomic region:
- a CDS encoding TetR/AcrR family transcriptional regulator, producing the protein MGSKEQETRERILAATITCIGRDGLDATGIREIAREAQVNSAAISYYFRSKEKLLAQALERTLEEAFGNVLADFDRLRAEGLGIREAFETLLEDIVSNTTRYPRIAHAHFHEALVHQRYDGAAIQRLNTFLGELASRLAPVTPHLSESGLRLALTQLWSSLSLLSMMPRLFDPFIRLDFGSLETRRAWVKQSSRFLFTP; encoded by the coding sequence ATGGGTAGCAAGGAGCAGGAGACCCGGGAGCGCATCCTCGCGGCGACCATCACCTGCATCGGGCGGGACGGGCTGGACGCCACCGGCATCCGGGAGATCGCCCGCGAGGCGCAGGTGAACAGCGCGGCGATCAGCTACTACTTCCGGAGTAAGGAGAAGCTGCTGGCGCAGGCGCTCGAGCGGACGCTGGAGGAGGCGTTCGGGAACGTCCTCGCGGATTTCGACCGCCTCCGGGCCGAGGGGCTCGGCATTCGCGAGGCGTTCGAGACCCTGCTCGAGGACATCGTGAGCAACACGACGCGCTACCCGCGCATCGCGCATGCGCACTTCCACGAAGCGCTCGTGCATCAGCGCTACGACGGCGCCGCCATCCAGCGCCTCAACACGTTCCTTGGGGAGCTGGCCTCGCGGCTCGCCCCGGTCACACCTCACCTGTCGGAGAGCGGGCTGCGGCTGGCGTTGACCCAGCTCTGGTCCTCGCTGTCGCTGCTCTCGATGATGCCGAGGCTGTTCGATCCGTTCATCCGGCTCGACTTCGGTTCGCTCGAGACGCGACGGGCCTGGGTGAAGCAGTCCTCGCGGTTCCTCTTCACTCCCTGA
- a CDS encoding alpha/beta hydrolase family protein yields the protein MFAGGAAAAVGTRRALEPASTDVIGINPRSDAWYDLRMSGDGLMDNQLLWFLGHAAHGQSDVGDVLETAQRIQPGDERSWFEAWLQTARRVHGVASTAESKGHALSAGQAYARAANYYRAATMHYTNTADPRLLEVTHNAVTTFEKSNALLGYLAQPLDIPYEGTTLPAYFLRSPYAKPSAPILLLHQGLHAWPEETKWVWDGAHKRGYHVLLFHGPGQGRALREKRLSFRPDWEKAVSPVVDAAERISGVDPRRILLMGLSFGGALAPRAAAFEPRIALCIANPGVLSWWESTSGHFNRFLPGSLSLLKSHPERFDQAILGLAERWPTAKYWLRDVFWKHGARTPSELFRKLEEFNNESVVDRIRCPVLIMEGEAEDASPGQSQKLYDALRGPKHLMTFTRDEAAPLHCQAASTALAEQRLFDWLDENV from the coding sequence TTGTTCGCGGGAGGAGCCGCGGCGGCGGTGGGCACGCGGAGGGCGCTGGAGCCAGCCTCGACGGACGTCATCGGCATCAACCCGCGAAGCGACGCCTGGTACGACCTGCGCATGTCCGGAGACGGGCTGATGGACAACCAGCTGCTGTGGTTCCTGGGCCACGCCGCGCACGGGCAGAGCGACGTGGGCGACGTGCTGGAGACGGCCCAACGCATCCAGCCCGGCGACGAGCGGAGCTGGTTCGAGGCGTGGCTCCAGACGGCGCGGCGGGTCCACGGCGTCGCCAGCACCGCCGAGTCGAAGGGCCACGCGCTGAGCGCGGGCCAGGCCTACGCGCGCGCCGCGAACTACTACCGAGCGGCGACGATGCACTACACCAACACGGCGGATCCGCGGCTGCTCGAGGTGACGCACAACGCCGTCACCACGTTCGAGAAGTCGAACGCGTTGCTCGGCTATCTGGCGCAGCCGCTCGACATCCCCTACGAGGGCACCACCCTCCCCGCCTACTTCCTCCGCTCGCCGTACGCGAAGCCGAGCGCCCCCATCCTCCTGCTCCACCAGGGCCTGCATGCCTGGCCGGAGGAGACGAAATGGGTCTGGGACGGCGCGCACAAGCGGGGCTACCACGTGCTCCTCTTCCACGGGCCGGGCCAGGGACGGGCGCTGCGCGAGAAGCGGTTGAGCTTCCGGCCCGATTGGGAGAAGGCGGTCAGCCCGGTGGTGGACGCGGCCGAGCGCATCAGCGGCGTGGACCCGCGCCGCATCCTGCTGATGGGTCTGTCGTTCGGAGGCGCGCTGGCCCCCCGGGCGGCTGCTTTCGAGCCGCGCATCGCCCTGTGCATCGCCAATCCGGGCGTCCTGAGCTGGTGGGAGTCCACGAGCGGGCACTTCAACCGCTTCCTCCCGGGCTCGCTCTCCCTGCTGAAGTCGCACCCGGAGCGGTTCGATCAGGCGATCCTCGGGCTGGCGGAGCGCTGGCCCACCGCGAAGTACTGGCTGCGCGACGTGTTCTGGAAGCATGGAGCCCGCACGCCCTCCGAGCTCTTCCGCAAGCTGGAGGAGTTCAACAATGAGTCCGTCGTCGACCGCATCCGCTGCCCGGTGCTCATCATGGAGGGGGAGGCGGAGGACGCGTCGCCCGGCCAGTCCCAGAAGCTCTACGACGCGCTGCGCGGGCCCAAGCACCTGATGACCTTCACCCGGGACGAGGCCGCGCCCCTCCACTGCCAGGCAGCATCCACGGCACTGGCGGAGCAGCGGCTGTTCGACTGGCTCGACGAGAACGTGTGA
- a CDS encoding BamA/TamA family outer membrane protein, producing MTSLTLLSATLGIVLATAPQEERGQFSVVPFVLPAYQPETSFLLGGAASFVYQPPVASGRRESQVLLSAAASVRGQFTLLLQPDVYFLDDRLNLTATASVARFPDRFFGMGANTRAEDVEEFTPIFLELELSPKWRVAPRLYLGPTLRHQYVRITQMEEDGALRTMTGAHGGGTLQLGLMALYDSRDNTLNPTTGFLMRLNLRRASADWGSDYTFDLLRLDARRYITLPWGQRHVLAMQGLVELRRGEPPFYDTGRLGGMELGRGYLEGRFRERQHLAAQVEYRAPLFWRLGAVAFASAATVARSLGGPETWELKPAGGVGLRLAPLADVPVNIRLDVAYGTELGFYLNVGEAF from the coding sequence ATGACCTCCCTGACCCTTCTCTCGGCCACCCTCGGCATCGTCCTCGCCACGGCTCCGCAAGAGGAGCGCGGACAGTTCAGCGTGGTCCCCTTCGTCCTGCCCGCGTACCAGCCGGAGACGAGCTTCCTGCTCGGCGGCGCGGCCTCGTTCGTGTACCAGCCCCCGGTGGCCAGCGGCCGCCGGGAGTCCCAGGTGCTGCTGAGCGCCGCCGCGAGCGTGCGCGGGCAGTTCACGCTGCTGTTGCAACCGGACGTGTACTTCCTGGACGACCGGCTCAACCTGACGGCCACCGCCAGTGTGGCGCGGTTTCCGGACCGCTTCTTCGGCATGGGCGCGAACACGCGGGCCGAGGACGTGGAGGAGTTCACGCCCATCTTCCTCGAGCTCGAGCTGAGCCCGAAGTGGCGTGTCGCGCCCCGGCTGTACCTCGGCCCCACGCTGCGTCACCAGTATGTGCGCATCACCCAGATGGAGGAGGACGGCGCCCTGCGCACCATGACGGGCGCCCATGGAGGGGGAACGCTCCAGCTCGGCCTCATGGCGCTCTATGACTCGCGAGACAACACCCTGAACCCCACGACGGGATTCCTGATGCGGCTCAACCTGCGCAGGGCCAGCGCGGACTGGGGCTCGGACTACACGTTCGACCTGCTCCGGTTGGACGCCCGGCGGTACATCACACTCCCATGGGGCCAGCGGCACGTGCTCGCGATGCAGGGCCTGGTGGAGTTGCGCCGCGGCGAGCCACCCTTCTACGACACGGGGCGGCTCGGGGGCATGGAGCTGGGCAGGGGGTACCTGGAGGGGCGCTTCCGCGAGCGCCAGCACCTCGCCGCACAGGTGGAGTACCGCGCGCCCCTCTTCTGGCGGCTGGGCGCAGTGGCCTTCGCCTCCGCGGCGACGGTGGCCCGGAGCCTGGGGGGCCCCGAGACCTGGGAGCTCAAGCCCGCGGGGGGCGTGGGACTGAGGCTCGCGCCCCTCGCCGACGTGCCGGTGAACATCCGGCTCGACGTGGCCTACGGCACGGAGCTGGGCTTCTACCTGAACGTGGGCGAGGCCTTCTGA
- a CDS encoding RCC1 repeat-containing protein produces the protein MRQMLWTWKTKRFLGAMAVLLLAASTGCEEARPNTPPTVLEGTQSATQVQALETVTLRVTARDTESRSLRFSWEASAGTLGTRNDTETTSEVTWSAPACSGRGTGDVTLTVTVSDEQGGSDSRSFPLSILRCRALFIASGDTHSLARLSDGTVWAWGSNNSGQLGDGTSTAARATPAQVSGLTGVTALAAGFSHSLAVRQDGTVWAWGSNSSGQLGDGTTTSRSTPVQVPGLTDVTALAAGSYHSLAVRQDGTVWTWGLNNYGQLGDGTTTSRSTPVQVPGLTDVTAVAAGFGFSLARRQDGTVWAWGLNDYGQLGDGTTTQRSTPVQVSGLTGTTTLAAGLTHALALRNDGTVWGWGQAGLVGQPGNEPTPWAISTPVQVPGLTGATAVAAGSYHSLVLRNDSTVWAWGNNDLGQLGDGTTTPRNTPVQVPGLTGVIAIAAGSNHSLTLLDDGSVRTCGDNAFGQLGDGKTTHRFTPVQVHGLTGVTAILAGDRHTLALRNDGTVWAWGSNSSGQLGDGTTTPRRTPVQVPGLSGITALASSWNHTLALRNDGTVWAWGSNDHGQLGDGTTTRRSTPVQVPGLSGITALSANVSHSLALRNDGTVWAWGFNFSGELGDGTTTQRTSPVQVSGLTDVTALFAGVEHSMALRNDGTIWAWGANGVGQLGDGSSTPRTTPAPVSGLTGITALRVGGGHTLALRQDGTVWAWGWNQYGQVGDGTTTHRRTPFLVPELTGITAFSAGFSHSLALRENGTLLAWGYNLYGQLGDGTTSPRLTATQVSSLPGLTAVATGSSHSLALLGDGTLLAWGSNSNGQLGNGTEAANPTPGPVSLP, from the coding sequence ATGAGGCAGATGCTGTGGACGTGGAAGACGAAGCGCTTCCTGGGGGCAATGGCCGTACTGCTGCTCGCCGCCAGCACGGGCTGTGAAGAAGCCAGACCCAATACGCCCCCCACCGTCCTGGAGGGCACGCAGTCCGCCACCCAGGTGCAGGCCCTGGAGACGGTCACCCTTCGCGTGACGGCGCGGGATACCGAGAGCCGCTCGCTCCGCTTCTCCTGGGAAGCCAGCGCGGGCACGCTCGGCACCCGGAACGATACGGAGACCACCAGCGAGGTGACGTGGAGCGCCCCCGCCTGCTCCGGCCGCGGCACCGGCGACGTCACCCTCACCGTCACCGTCTCCGACGAGCAGGGTGGCTCCGACTCCAGGTCCTTCCCCCTCTCCATCCTTCGCTGCCGTGCCCTCTTCATCGCCAGTGGCGACACCCACTCCCTGGCCCGGCTCTCCGACGGCACCGTCTGGGCCTGGGGAAGCAACAACTCGGGCCAGCTCGGTGATGGGACAAGCACCGCCGCGCGCGCCACGCCTGCCCAGGTGTCCGGGCTGACGGGCGTCACCGCCCTGGCTGCCGGCTTCAGTCACTCGCTGGCCGTGCGCCAGGACGGCACCGTCTGGGCCTGGGGCAGCAACAGCTCGGGTCAGCTCGGCGACGGCACCACCACCTCGCGCTCCACCCCCGTCCAGGTACCTGGGCTGACAGACGTCACCGCCCTGGCCGCCGGCTCCTACCACTCGCTGGCCGTGCGCCAGGACGGCACCGTCTGGACCTGGGGCCTCAACAACTACGGCCAGCTCGGCGACGGAACCACCACCTCGCGCTCCACCCCCGTCCAGGTGCCTGGGCTGACGGACGTCACCGCCGTGGCCGCCGGCTTCGGCTTCTCCCTGGCCCGGCGCCAGGACGGCACCGTCTGGGCCTGGGGACTCAACGACTACGGCCAGCTCGGCGATGGGACCACCACCCAACGCTCCACTCCCGTGCAGGTGTCCGGGCTGACGGGGACCACCACCCTGGCCGCTGGCCTCACACACGCCCTGGCCCTGCGCAACGACGGCACCGTCTGGGGCTGGGGACAGGCCGGCCTGGTGGGTCAGCCCGGCAATGAGCCCACCCCTTGGGCGATTTCCACTCCCGTGCAGGTACCCGGGCTGACGGGCGCCACCGCCGTCGCCGCCGGCAGCTACCACTCCCTCGTCCTGCGCAATGACAGCACCGTCTGGGCCTGGGGGAACAACGACTTGGGTCAGCTCGGCGATGGGACCACCACCCCGCGCAACACTCCTGTCCAGGTGCCCGGACTGACCGGGGTCATCGCCATCGCCGCCGGCTCCAACCACTCCCTGACCCTGCTCGACGACGGCTCGGTCCGGACCTGCGGGGACAACGCCTTCGGGCAGCTCGGTGATGGGAAGACCACCCACCGCTTCACTCCCGTCCAGGTACACGGGCTGACGGGCGTCACCGCCATCCTCGCGGGCGACCGTCACACCCTGGCCCTGCGCAACGACGGTACCGTCTGGGCCTGGGGCAGCAACAGCTCGGGTCAGCTCGGAGATGGGACCACCACCCCCCGCCGCACCCCCGTCCAGGTGCCCGGGCTGTCCGGCATCACCGCCCTCGCCAGCAGCTGGAACCACACCCTGGCCCTGCGCAACGACGGCACCGTCTGGGCCTGGGGGAGCAACGACCACGGCCAGCTCGGCGACGGAACCACCACCCGGCGTTCCACCCCCGTCCAGGTGCCCGGGCTGTCCGGCATCACCGCCCTCTCCGCCAACGTGTCCCACTCCCTGGCCCTGCGCAACGACGGCACCGTCTGGGCCTGGGGCTTCAACTTCTCAGGGGAGCTCGGCGATGGAACCACCACCCAGCGCACCTCCCCTGTCCAGGTGTCCGGGCTGACGGATGTCACCGCCCTCTTCGCGGGCGTCGAGCACTCCATGGCCCTGCGCAACGACGGCACCATCTGGGCCTGGGGTGCCAACGGCGTTGGCCAGCTCGGCGATGGCTCCTCCACCCCGCGCACCACGCCTGCCCCGGTGTCCGGGCTGACCGGCATCACCGCCCTCCGCGTTGGCGGGGGCCACACCCTGGCCTTGCGCCAGGACGGCACCGTCTGGGCCTGGGGTTGGAACCAATACGGCCAGGTCGGCGACGGGACCACCACCCACCGCCGCACCCCCTTCCTCGTGCCCGAGCTGACGGGCATCACCGCCTTCTCCGCCGGCTTCAGCCACAGCCTGGCCCTCCGCGAGAACGGCACCCTCCTGGCCTGGGGTTACAACCTCTACGGCCAGCTGGGCGATGGGACCACCTCTCCCCGCCTCACCGCCACCCAGGTGTCCTCGCTGCCCGGCCTCACCGCTGTCGCCACGGGCTCCTCCCACTCCCTGGCCCTGCTCGGTGACGGCACCCTCCTGGCCTGGGGCAGCAACTCGAACGGCCAGCTCGGCAACGGGACCGAGGCCGCCAATCCAACCCCCGGGCCCGTCTCCCTCCCGTGA
- a CDS encoding transposase, whose product MDARPPPRKQPRCAFLEGFSLHANTHLHANDRQGLERLCRYGARGALALERLSRAEDGRIAYRMKRPLPDGTTHLLFTGLEFLRRVVSLVPPPRANLTRFHGVFAPGAHLRPFLVPQAEEEGASVAPEAAASKEPMKERTSGVDWAAVLRRTFDFDVFACVRCGGRRRVLAYMKEAGGVRAILKHLGLPTAGARLAPARGPPQASWC is encoded by the coding sequence ATGGACGCCCGGCCCCCTCCCAGAAAGCAGCCCCGGTGCGCCTTCCTGGAGGGATTCTCCCTGCATGCCAACACGCACCTTCATGCGAACGACAGGCAGGGTCTGGAGCGGCTGTGCCGCTACGGGGCACGCGGTGCGCTGGCGCTGGAGCGTTTGTCACGAGCGGAGGACGGCCGCATCGCCTACCGAATGAAGCGCCCGCTGCCGGACGGCACCACGCACCTGCTCTTCACCGGGCTGGAATTCTTACGGCGTGTGGTGTCCCTGGTGCCTCCGCCTCGGGCAAACCTCACGAGGTTTCACGGCGTCTTCGCTCCAGGCGCGCACCTGCGGCCATTTCTGGTCCCCCAAGCAGAAGAGGAGGGGGCGAGCGTGGCGCCTGAGGCAGCGGCCAGCAAGGAGCCGATGAAGGAGAGGACGTCGGGAGTGGACTGGGCGGCGGTGCTCAGGAGGACATTCGACTTCGACGTATTCGCCTGCGTGAGGTGTGGAGGCAGGCGGCGGGTGTTGGCGTACATGAAGGAGGCGGGAGGCGTGCGCGCGATTCTGAAGCACCTGGGCCTGCCCACGGCAGGTGCGCGCCTGGCCCCGGCGCGAGGGCCACCCCAGGCCTCGTGGTGTTGA
- a CDS encoding sensor histidine kinase, translating to MRERDTHGEIVRWFGTNTNVDEQRRQATALKEAVEARDIFLSVASHELKTPLTPMAIRLQGLARTLDKQADSPFVQQVRAYTESAKRQIDKLAALVNDLLDVSRISSGRFRMELEPTDLAVLARDVVTRFEPEAQRAGSSLELHAPPSLTARSAKLRVEQVFTNLVDNAIKYGAGAPLSVTLERMLFPVNALSR from the coding sequence TTGAGGGAGCGCGACACGCATGGAGAGATCGTCCGCTGGTTCGGCACCAACACCAACGTGGATGAGCAGCGCCGCCAGGCCACCGCGCTCAAGGAGGCCGTCGAGGCGCGCGACATCTTTCTCTCGGTCGCGAGCCACGAGCTCAAGACGCCGCTCACGCCCATGGCGATCCGCCTCCAAGGGCTCGCGCGCACTCTCGACAAACAGGCCGACTCACCTTTCGTGCAACAAGTGCGCGCGTACACCGAAAGCGCGAAGCGGCAGATCGACAAGCTCGCCGCGCTGGTCAACGACTTGCTCGACGTGTCGCGGATCTCCTCCGGGCGGTTCCGGATGGAGCTGGAGCCGACAGATCTGGCGGTGCTCGCTCGGGACGTGGTGACGCGCTTCGAGCCGGAGGCGCAGCGCGCGGGCTCATCGCTGGAACTGCACGCGCCGCCCTCCCTGACCGCTCGCTCCGCGAAGCTGCGTGTCGAGCAGGTGTTCACCAACCTCGTCGACAACGCGATCAAGTATGGCGCCGGCGCGCCGCTCTCGGTGACGCTCGAGCGAATGTTGTTCCCGGTGAACGCGCTTTCGAGATAG
- a CDS encoding PQQ-dependent sugar dehydrogenase: protein MPLFAAFAVCSLVVGCSTSSAPSTPELEVVRAGAVIQDANFADSVFVNGLQGPTTMTFAPDGRLFVSEKNGSLRIVENGQLLPTPFVALTVDDDNERGLMGIAFDPNFPHNHYLYVYYTADDGTIHNRLSRFTANGNVAVPGSELVLADFPTLDAANHNGGAVHFGLDGKLYVSVGENAVSSNSQSLNTPLGKLLRFNPDGTIPTDNPFYATATGLAKATWALGLRNPFTFAVQPGTGTLFINDVGEGGWEEINRGQAGANYGWPFTEGYFTNRPELTQPFFAYPHGTGTAAGNCIAGGAFYNPPTSAFPGAYYGQYFFADYTNNWIRRIDPNSGANSLFATDIAGPVDLDVGPDGALYYLARGSGQVGRIAYTASLPPSIAQQPANALVSVGYPATFTVSASGEPPLTYQWQRGGVNIAGATSPSYVLNSAQLADSGARFRVVVTNGLGSTTSAEAVLTVTSNKPPVATIVTPGASATYTAATNLTFSGSASDQEDGSLPPSAMTWSIVFHHDTHTHPAMPDTTGIASGSWLIPNVGESSSNVWYRVWLTVRDSIGLTHTTYRDVYPVTVPITVHTVPFGLQVLMDGQPFTAPHNTVGVVGVIRSVGVDSPQYANGKFWAFSSWSDGGAQSHTFTTPGSSATFTATFVETSGGSCYQIQSERTDKWLTVNTAGKVVAGSTTQAGGQIFQLVPTGTRYKLKGSGSAFLAVVSNQLTMSANFSSAESFTQLPCGYGGRTRVGFQASSGSAPHWKEATPGEPIQSGDGGNGGACNAADGGAWEGFYLEPVACPGSSTGPVCGNGTVEGSEQCDDGNTSSGDGCNATCTIEAGSSAGCFRIQSERTDNWLTVDGTGKVAALSTTQTGGEVFELVTSGTQYKLRGASGAYLAVVANQLTVNATLGTAEPFTRHACGVYGGRNRYGFESSTGTARNWKEVTPGAPIQSGSGGNGGVCNATDGGSWEAFYLEPATCPGAKR from the coding sequence ATGCCACTTTTCGCAGCGTTCGCGGTCTGCTCCCTTGTCGTAGGCTGCTCGACATCGTCGGCGCCGTCGACGCCGGAGCTCGAGGTTGTGCGCGCGGGCGCGGTCATTCAAGACGCCAATTTCGCCGACTCCGTCTTCGTCAACGGCCTCCAGGGGCCGACCACCATGACCTTCGCGCCCGACGGGCGCCTGTTCGTCTCGGAGAAGAACGGCTCGCTGCGCATCGTCGAGAACGGCCAGCTTCTGCCGACTCCGTTCGTGGCGCTCACCGTGGACGATGACAACGAGCGCGGGCTGATGGGCATCGCGTTCGATCCCAACTTCCCCCATAACCATTACCTGTATGTTTATTACACGGCAGACGACGGCACCATTCACAATCGCCTGAGCCGCTTCACCGCCAACGGCAATGTGGCGGTGCCCGGGAGCGAGCTGGTGCTCGCCGACTTTCCGACGCTCGACGCCGCCAACCACAACGGCGGCGCGGTTCACTTCGGACTCGACGGCAAGCTCTACGTCTCGGTCGGCGAAAACGCGGTCTCCTCCAACTCGCAGAGCCTGAACACGCCGCTCGGCAAGCTGCTGCGCTTCAACCCGGACGGCACCATCCCCACCGACAATCCGTTCTACGCGACCGCCACGGGGCTCGCCAAGGCGACCTGGGCGCTGGGTCTGCGCAATCCCTTCACCTTCGCCGTTCAGCCCGGCACGGGGACCCTGTTCATCAACGACGTGGGCGAAGGCGGCTGGGAGGAGATCAACCGCGGCCAGGCCGGTGCCAACTACGGCTGGCCGTTCACGGAAGGTTATTTCACGAATCGCCCGGAGCTCACGCAGCCGTTCTTCGCGTACCCGCATGGCACCGGTACGGCCGCCGGTAACTGCATTGCAGGCGGTGCCTTCTACAACCCACCGACCTCGGCGTTTCCCGGCGCATACTACGGCCAGTACTTCTTCGCGGATTACACCAACAACTGGATCAGGCGCATCGACCCCAACTCCGGCGCGAATTCGCTGTTCGCGACGGACATCGCGGGGCCTGTGGATCTCGACGTGGGGCCCGACGGCGCGCTCTACTATCTGGCGCGCGGTTCGGGCCAGGTGGGTCGCATCGCCTACACGGCGTCGCTGCCGCCGAGCATCGCTCAGCAGCCAGCGAACGCGCTGGTGTCGGTCGGCTATCCGGCGACCTTCACGGTCTCGGCGAGCGGAGAGCCGCCGCTCACCTATCAATGGCAGCGGGGCGGCGTGAACATCGCCGGTGCGACGTCGCCGAGCTACGTGCTGAACTCCGCGCAGCTCGCCGACAGTGGCGCGCGCTTCCGCGTGGTCGTGACCAACGGGCTTGGCTCGACCACCAGCGCCGAGGCGGTGCTGACGGTGACGTCCAACAAGCCGCCGGTGGCCACGATCGTGACACCGGGCGCGAGCGCGACCTACACCGCGGCCACCAACCTGACGTTCTCCGGCTCGGCCAGCGACCAGGAGGATGGCTCGCTGCCGCCGAGCGCGATGACCTGGAGCATCGTCTTCCACCACGATACCCACACGCACCCAGCCATGCCCGATACCACTGGCATCGCGAGCGGGAGCTGGCTGATCCCGAACGTCGGCGAGAGCTCGTCCAACGTCTGGTATCGCGTGTGGCTCACGGTGCGCGACTCGATCGGCCTCACCCACACGACGTATCGCGACGTCTATCCGGTCACGGTGCCGATCACGGTGCACACCGTGCCGTTCGGGCTGCAGGTGCTGATGGACGGGCAGCCGTTCACGGCGCCGCACAACACGGTCGGCGTGGTCGGCGTCATCCGCTCGGTGGGCGTCGACTCACCGCAGTACGCGAACGGAAAATTCTGGGCGTTCTCGTCGTGGTCGGACGGCGGCGCGCAATCGCATACCTTCACCACGCCTGGCAGCTCGGCCACATTTACGGCCACCTTCGTCGAGACCTCGGGCGGGAGCTGCTACCAGATTCAAAGCGAGCGCACGGACAAGTGGCTCACCGTCAACACCGCGGGCAAGGTCGTCGCCGGCAGCACGACGCAAGCCGGGGGGCAGATCTTCCAGCTCGTTCCGACCGGCACCCGGTACAAGCTCAAGGGCTCGGGCAGCGCGTTCCTGGCGGTGGTGTCAAACCAGCTCACGATGAGCGCAAACTTCTCCAGCGCGGAGTCGTTCACGCAGCTTCCCTGCGGCTATGGCGGGCGCACGCGTGTCGGCTTCCAGGCCTCGTCGGGAAGCGCGCCCCACTGGAAGGAAGCCACGCCGGGCGAGCCGATCCAGAGCGGTGACGGCGGCAATGGCGGCGCCTGCAACGCGGCCGATGGCGGCGCTTGGGAGGGCTTCTACCTCGAACCGGTGGCCTGCCCGGGGAGCAGCACCGGCCCGGTGTGCGGCAACGGCACCGTCGAGGGCAGCGAGCAGTGCGACGACGGCAACACCAGCTCGGGCGATGGCTGCAATGCGACGTGCACCATCGAGGCCGGCAGCAGCGCGGGCTGCTTCCGCATCCAGAGCGAGCGCACCGACAATTGGCTCACCGTCGACGGCACGGGCAAGGTGGCCGCCCTCAGCACGACGCAGACCGGTGGCGAGGTCTTCGAGCTCGTCACGAGCGGCACGCAATACAAGCTCCGAGGCGCGAGCGGCGCGTACCTGGCGGTGGTCGCGAACCAGCTCACCGTGAACGCCACGCTTGGCACGGCGGAGCCGTTCACGCGCCACGCCTGCGGCGTCTACGGCGGCCGCAATCGCTATGGCTTCGAATCGTCGACGGGCACCGCGCGCAACTGGAAGGAGGTCACCCCCGGCGCTCCCATCCAGAGCGGAAGTGGCGGCAACGGGGGCGTCTGCAATGCCACCGACGGTGGATCGTGGGAAGCCTTCTACCTCGAGCCCGCGACCTGCCCCGGAGCGAAGAGGTAG
- a CDS encoding transposase yields the protein MPTPEAQALYRGRASLVENVNAQLKQHYGLEKLVVRGLDKVTSVAVLTALAHNLLVHGSTLVNLLG from the coding sequence ATGCCAACACCAGAAGCCCAGGCGCTGTACCGGGGTAGGGCCAGTCTGGTGGAGAACGTCAACGCACAGCTCAAGCAGCACTACGGCCTGGAGAAGCTGGTGGTGCGCGGGCTGGACAAGGTGACGAGCGTGGCCGTGCTCACGGCTCTGGCGCACAACCTGCTTGTCCACGGCTCCACTCTCGTGAACCTGCTGGGCTGA